In Paenibacillus sonchi, a single genomic region encodes these proteins:
- a CDS encoding SDR family oxidoreductase yields MHVFVTGATGYVGSAVVRELISAGHTVTGLCRSEEKAAGLKSAGAEVLYGTLDDPDTLRSGAEAADGVIHLAFTNDFSDFEGALALDLRAVEVMGAALEGSGKPFITTAHANGQTVDQTVLAMAERGIRTSIVMLAPSVHGQGDKGFVPMMINIARTKGFAAYIGDGTNRWPAVHRLDAAVLYRLALESAPAGSRLLGAGDEGISLREIAAVIGRQLNVPAVSIPPEEAAAHFGFLGTIASFDITGLYNTTQASLATRELLGWKPVQPGLIADLEEGHYFA; encoded by the coding sequence ATGCATGTTTTTGTTACAGGAGCAACAGGGTATGTCGGTTCCGCGGTCGTCCGGGAGCTGATCAGCGCGGGACATACGGTGACGGGCCTTTGTCGTTCTGAAGAGAAAGCTGCGGGATTAAAGTCGGCGGGAGCCGAAGTACTGTACGGCACGCTGGACGATCCCGACACTCTGCGCAGCGGGGCCGAGGCTGCGGACGGCGTGATTCATTTGGCGTTCACCAACGATTTTTCTGACTTTGAAGGTGCACTGGCGCTGGATTTGCGGGCTGTTGAAGTTATGGGAGCGGCGCTCGAAGGCTCCGGAAAGCCGTTCATTACCACGGCTCACGCAAATGGGCAAACCGTGGATCAAACAGTGCTCGCCATGGCAGAGCGGGGGATTCGGACATCCATTGTCATGCTTGCACCGTCCGTGCACGGTCAAGGCGATAAGGGCTTTGTGCCAATGATGATCAACATCGCCCGGACAAAGGGCTTTGCCGCTTACATCGGCGACGGAACAAACCGCTGGCCGGCGGTTCACCGCCTGGATGCGGCGGTTCTGTACCGTCTGGCGCTGGAATCCGCTCCGGCTGGCTCACGGCTGCTTGGCGCGGGCGATGAAGGCATTTCACTCCGCGAGATCGCTGCTGTCATCGGGCGGCAATTGAACGTGCCGGCGGTCAGCATACCACCTGAAGAAGCTGCCGCCCATTTCGGCTTTCTTGGCACCATTGCGTCATTCGACATCACGGGCTTGTACAACACTACGCAAGCGAGTCTGGCAACACGGGAGCTTCTCGGCTGGAAACCGGTACAGCCCGGACTGATCGCCGATCTCGAAGAAGGGCATTATTTTGCCTAA
- a CDS encoding GNAT family N-acetyltransferase translates to MTNSTFRIRRPSLNDAQAVCDLVAACDTEDLGAPDIVLDDVLDMWSGFDLDHNVWVVEDTDLSLIGYAFLEEDSEEKLFSYGCVLPAARGRGVGASLVKSLEARASELRNATGVPKRLQGMIPTLCEDAVRLFEAQGFAPVRYFKRMGIRLDTEPAAAILPEGFTIEPFMKGRDEQAVHEAYVESFADHWDFAVPPFEKWAEKTLLPTFEERWWLIARDPNGDVAGFALGRMREDLLFIEQVGVRRPFRGRGLALALLQCLFRASYHAGQMLVSLGVDATNPSGAYRLYEKAGMKSDYAISIYEKPFTLLAE, encoded by the coding sequence ATGACGAATTCAACCTTCCGCATACGCCGCCCCTCATTAAATGATGCTCAGGCGGTATGCGATCTGGTGGCTGCCTGTGATACCGAAGACCTCGGAGCACCCGACATCGTTCTCGACGATGTCCTGGACATGTGGTCCGGCTTCGATCTGGACCACAATGTCTGGGTCGTTGAAGACACAGACTTGTCATTAATCGGATATGCTTTTCTTGAGGAGGATAGTGAAGAAAAGCTGTTCAGCTACGGCTGCGTGCTGCCCGCAGCCCGGGGCCGGGGCGTGGGTGCGTCGCTCGTCAAGTCGCTGGAAGCCCGGGCCTCAGAACTACGGAATGCAACAGGAGTCCCGAAGCGTCTGCAAGGCATGATCCCGACATTATGCGAAGATGCTGTCCGGCTGTTTGAGGCGCAAGGCTTTGCGCCGGTCCGTTACTTCAAGCGAATGGGAATCCGGCTGGACACCGAACCGGCTGCGGCCATTCTACCTGAAGGCTTCACCATTGAGCCGTTTATGAAGGGGCGCGACGAACAAGCCGTGCATGAGGCTTATGTAGAGTCGTTTGCCGATCACTGGGATTTTGCGGTGCCTCCTTTCGAGAAATGGGCCGAAAAGACACTGCTGCCTACCTTTGAGGAACGCTGGTGGTTGATCGCCCGGGACCCGAACGGGGATGTTGCGGGTTTTGCGCTCGGACGCATGCGCGAAGACCTGCTCTTCATCGAGCAGGTTGGAGTACGCCGGCCTTTCCGTGGGCGCGGTCTTGCCCTGGCCCTGCTGCAGTGCCTGTTCAGGGCATCCTATCATGCGGGTCAAATGCTCGTTTCGCTGGGTGTCGATGCAACCAACCCTTCGGGTGCATACCGCCTCTATGAAAAAGCCGGAATGAAATCTGATTATGCAATCAGCATTTATGAAAAACCGTTCACTCTTTTGGCTGAATGA
- a CDS encoding ABC transporter permease — protein sequence MKRIWNAPSLLVGSLMFLVLIILAVFIPYLSPYSPTEQNLSAFLQPPSAAHWLGTDQLGRDLFTRLIYAARTDLKIMVLAEIIPFCTGIFLGMLAGYYGKWLDAAISLLTDTLIAFPFYLIVIIVAFASGAGERGIYITFMLVGWIVFARVVRGLSASFRKQEWVASAQTLGLPGVRIILRHLLPNALPQAVVVLMTDMIGLLVAIVTLGYLGIGIAPPTPDWGTMISDGQPFITTAWWLSAVPGFAVVYTGIALSLVGDGLADIWRKK from the coding sequence TTGAAACGAATATGGAATGCACCTTCACTGCTTGTGGGCAGCCTTATGTTTCTTGTGCTGATTATTCTGGCTGTATTCATTCCTTACTTAAGTCCCTATTCGCCTACTGAGCAGAATCTGAGCGCTTTTTTGCAGCCTCCGTCTGCAGCACATTGGCTGGGAACCGATCAGCTGGGTCGTGATTTATTTACAAGACTGATCTATGCAGCGCGTACAGACTTGAAAATCATGGTTTTGGCGGAGATCATCCCATTCTGCACAGGCATATTTCTGGGAATGCTGGCAGGGTATTACGGAAAATGGCTCGATGCCGCTATTTCATTGCTGACGGACACATTAATTGCCTTTCCTTTTTATCTGATTGTAATTATCGTGGCCTTTGCCAGCGGGGCAGGAGAACGGGGGATTTATATCACCTTTATGCTGGTTGGATGGATCGTGTTTGCCCGTGTCGTCAGAGGTCTAAGCGCATCATTCCGCAAGCAGGAGTGGGTTGCATCCGCGCAGACTTTGGGTCTGCCCGGCGTAAGAATTATCCTGCGTCATCTGCTGCCCAATGCGCTGCCTCAAGCGGTTGTTGTCCTGATGACCGATATGATCGGTCTGCTTGTCGCCATTGTTACACTCGGTTATCTCGGCATAGGCATTGCACCGCCCACTCCGGACTGGGGAACCATGATCTCAGATGGACAACCCTTCATTACGACAGCCTGGTGGCTCTCGGCAGTGCCGGGATTCGCAGTAGTATATACAGGGATCGCTTTGTCTCTCGTAGGGGACGGATTGGCCGATATTTGGAGGAAAAAATGA
- a CDS encoding ABC transporter ATP-binding protein, translated as MGSTLQVQNLTVRYGGFTVLDDISLQLEEHTTLGLVGESGSGKSTLARVIAGLIAPDGGKILLGSQELRKKRSREQHKKIQMIFQNPDASLNPKHSIRQILSEALLFHKIVHRPQVEQRCKELLARVHLEAKALDRYPHEFSGGQRQRIAIARALSVEPSLLIADEPTSALDVSVQLSVLELFKTLKTELHLTMLFISHDLGVIHAISDTVAVMRQGKLVEKSSRDQFFTRPEHDYSRELLSAVPKMPNTTTAGGYYEPRT; from the coding sequence ATGGGTAGTACGCTGCAAGTTCAAAATTTAACGGTCCGGTACGGCGGGTTCACTGTGTTGGATGATATCAGCCTTCAGCTGGAGGAGCATACTACCCTCGGGCTTGTAGGGGAGTCAGGCTCAGGGAAATCAACGCTGGCTCGGGTTATAGCCGGATTGATCGCTCCAGACGGCGGAAAGATTCTGCTGGGATCACAGGAATTGCGGAAAAAGAGAAGCCGGGAGCAGCATAAAAAGATCCAGATGATCTTTCAGAATCCGGATGCTTCGCTGAATCCCAAGCATTCCATCCGGCAGATTCTATCCGAAGCGCTGTTGTTTCATAAGATTGTGCACCGGCCGCAGGTGGAGCAGCGATGCAAAGAGCTTTTGGCCCGTGTTCACCTGGAGGCGAAGGCGCTCGACAGGTACCCTCACGAATTCTCCGGCGGACAGCGCCAACGGATTGCGATTGCCCGTGCATTAAGTGTAGAGCCTAGCCTGCTGATTGCGGATGAACCGACGAGCGCACTCGATGTGTCCGTGCAGCTTAGTGTGCTTGAACTGTTCAAAACGCTCAAAACCGAGCTTCATCTTACCATGCTGTTCATCTCCCATGATCTGGGAGTTATCCATGCCATTAGCGATACGGTAGCCGTTATGCGGCAAGGCAAGCTTGTAGAGAAGAGCTCCAGGGACCAATTCTTTACCCGTCCGGAGCATGATTACAGCCGCGAGCTGTTGTCCGCGGTTCCCAAAATGCCGAACACCACTACAGCAGGAGGTTATTATGAACCCAGAACATAA
- a CDS encoding amidohydrolase family protein: protein MSMIHKRPALQTFSGIHITGIQGKRFDIVIQDGRFTSIIETEPQLEEPAHPDQRLWISPGIIDLHTHLAWTDFDHEDQLKRDSREVEAMQADAFAATLRTGVTTARDAGGILPSTIRHLVQHYQQPLRVQTSSDMLGAADACGVQHLGERMAQIFGTGAGWIKIMATGGLGAPTEKVLEPNFSKEEFAFIVRNAHAHHKKVLVHTWGGVTIDWSIVAGVESIEHGMFLSEEQAGRLAESGVAFVPTTSIYRIAADPKGVLELNPVICDRAARAAEAHSTAIGYAKKAGVRIGFGTDYATPALHGYNLQELDTLMDYGLTRAEAWKSATESAAGILGSGSELGRIAEGYIADAVIYNADPYQARNAEQLRNSIVSVLTGAQESDLIK, encoded by the coding sequence ATGAGCATGATCCATAAACGGCCCGCCCTTCAGACCTTTAGCGGTATTCATATCACCGGTATTCAGGGCAAACGGTTCGACATTGTAATCCAGGACGGGCGTTTCACATCCATTATTGAAACGGAGCCGCAACTGGAGGAGCCTGCTCACCCGGATCAACGGTTATGGATAAGTCCGGGGATCATTGATCTTCACACGCATCTGGCCTGGACAGACTTTGACCATGAAGATCAATTGAAACGCGACAGCCGCGAGGTCGAAGCGATGCAGGCTGACGCTTTTGCTGCTACTTTGCGGACGGGGGTCACGACGGCACGCGATGCAGGCGGGATTCTGCCCAGCACTATCCGGCATCTTGTTCAGCACTATCAGCAGCCCCTGCGGGTGCAGACCAGCAGCGATATGCTGGGAGCCGCCGATGCCTGCGGAGTTCAGCATTTGGGTGAACGGATGGCGCAAATTTTCGGTACCGGAGCAGGCTGGATCAAAATTATGGCTACAGGCGGCCTCGGTGCACCTACCGAGAAAGTGCTTGAACCGAATTTTTCGAAAGAAGAGTTTGCCTTTATCGTCCGCAATGCACATGCGCACCATAAAAAGGTTCTGGTGCACACCTGGGGCGGAGTAACGATAGACTGGTCTATCGTGGCTGGTGTGGAATCCATCGAGCACGGGATGTTCCTGAGTGAGGAGCAGGCCGGCAGACTTGCTGAATCTGGAGTAGCCTTTGTACCCACCACCTCGATCTACCGTATTGCAGCCGATCCGAAGGGGGTGCTGGAACTGAATCCGGTGATTTGCGACCGGGCTGCGCGTGCTGCCGAAGCCCACTCGACAGCCATCGGCTACGCCAAAAAGGCAGGCGTCCGCATAGGATTCGGTACGGATTATGCCACACCTGCGCTGCACGGATACAACCTGCAAGAACTGGATACGTTAATGGATTACGGTCTGACCCGGGCAGAAGCGTGGAAATCTGCTACAGAGAGTGCTGCCGGGATTCTGGGCAGCGGCAGCGAATTGGGGCGGATTGCCGAAGGCTATATCGCCGATGCTGTGATTTACAATGCTGACCCTTATCAGGCGCGAAATGCGGAGCAGCTTCGGAACAGCATTGTTTCCGTCCTGACCGGAGCGCAGGAATCGGATTTGATTAAATGA
- a CDS encoding ABC transporter ATP-binding protein gives MGLVGESGSGKSLTLRAILGLLPRGVTQTGGVIKSEVNSAMVFQDPRGALDPLCPVVKQLAEVVYYRQQVSRKASRRIALELLERLGLPDALKRSDRYPSQLSGGQCQRIVIAMALACKPGILLCDEPTTALDVTVQRQIIETITSLQLELGFAMVFVTHNLAIAASLCSRLYVMKAGEIVEHGDTLDLLQHPSDPYTQMLMDSVLPLPELEGGRKNG, from the coding sequence CTGGGGCTAGTCGGGGAGTCGGGTTCCGGCAAATCGCTTACGCTGCGGGCTATTCTCGGCCTGCTGCCGCGCGGTGTCACACAGACAGGTGGCGTCATTAAGAGCGAGGTAAACAGCGCGATGGTGTTCCAGGACCCGAGAGGTGCGCTTGACCCGCTCTGTCCGGTGGTGAAGCAGCTGGCGGAAGTGGTGTATTACAGACAGCAGGTGAGCCGGAAGGCTTCACGCCGGATCGCGCTGGAGCTGCTCGAAAGGCTTGGCCTGCCGGACGCTCTGAAGCGGTCGGACCGGTATCCCAGCCAGCTCTCAGGCGGTCAGTGCCAGCGAATCGTCATCGCCATGGCGCTGGCCTGCAAACCGGGCATCCTGCTCTGTGATGAACCGACAACGGCGCTGGATGTAACCGTTCAGCGGCAAATTATTGAGACGATCACCAGCCTGCAGCTGGAACTCGGATTCGCCATGGTCTTTGTCACCCATAACCTGGCGATTGCCGCCAGCCTGTGCTCCAGACTATATGTGATGAAGGCGGGGGAGATTGTGGAGCACGGAGATACGCTTGATCTTTTGCAGCATCCGTCAGATCCTTATACGCAAATGCTCATGGATTCAGTGCTTCCATTGCCGGAGCTGGAAGGGGGCAGAAAGAATGGGTAG
- a CDS encoding ABC transporter substrate-binding protein, whose amino-acid sequence MSNFKKALRKSVGLGTLAVLFLVLLAGCSGSGNKANSANTAQESASPAPVQSAAAAEPATGGTFVYGRPAAVTSFDLHNEITSNNAFAIDKVFESLVAFDSKGEIVDWLAKSHSIGEDGLTYTFVLRDGLKFSNGTEVTAEDAVFSLNRHLKVGGPLEISAKVDTVKAQDKQTLVITLKEPYTPFISELSNFSNGILPNNFGGVTEAEFFKKPVGTGPFVVESWDPAGDLTFTKNPNYWQEGKPYIDKLVYKLIEDDSQAINQLKAGEVNAIESLALQNANEIKNGTDTAVLTNGSWVTEQLFFNTLDEHFKDVHVRRALALALDRDGLTKALTFGYAQTANSLLPTTIPYNGNDTIKPLNFNVDEAKAELAKSPFPDGFSTKLLVASGNSTRAQEAQIIQAAGQTIGIKIEIESVELAAFRERFFAYDFAAMLNSGQADSPEANSILAFQTDPEGFSKSYWTHYTNDEVTKLLYEGQKTADGDGRAEIYSKLLQTLADEVPYIPLYYPDILIGARSSVQGLTVLPNGSVRLEAVSISK is encoded by the coding sequence GTGTCAAATTTTAAAAAGGCATTAAGAAAATCGGTGGGGTTAGGGACATTGGCAGTACTATTTTTGGTATTGCTTGCAGGATGCTCCGGGTCGGGCAACAAAGCTAATTCGGCGAATACTGCTCAGGAAAGTGCCAGTCCGGCACCGGTTCAGAGTGCCGCTGCGGCGGAACCGGCAACGGGAGGAACTTTTGTATATGGTCGGCCCGCTGCGGTAACCTCGTTCGATCTTCATAATGAAATTACGTCGAACAATGCGTTTGCCATTGATAAAGTGTTTGAATCTCTGGTTGCTTTTGACAGCAAGGGCGAAATTGTGGACTGGCTTGCCAAGTCGCACAGCATCGGTGAAGACGGTTTGACGTATACGTTCGTACTCCGCGACGGGTTGAAATTTTCGAACGGGACGGAGGTAACGGCTGAAGATGCAGTATTTTCACTGAATCGTCATCTGAAGGTGGGCGGCCCGCTGGAGATTTCCGCCAAGGTTGATACCGTCAAAGCGCAGGACAAGCAAACGCTGGTCATTACGCTTAAAGAGCCATACACACCGTTTATCTCGGAGCTGTCCAACTTCTCCAACGGCATTCTTCCGAACAATTTCGGCGGAGTGACCGAAGCCGAATTTTTCAAAAAACCTGTAGGTACCGGGCCCTTCGTTGTGGAGTCCTGGGACCCGGCAGGCGATCTGACGTTTACCAAGAATCCGAACTATTGGCAGGAAGGCAAACCGTATATCGATAAGCTTGTGTACAAGCTGATCGAAGATGACAGCCAGGCCATCAACCAGTTAAAAGCTGGAGAAGTGAACGCGATTGAATCCCTGGCGCTGCAAAATGCCAATGAAATCAAAAATGGTACTGACACTGCAGTACTGACGAATGGCAGCTGGGTAACCGAGCAGCTGTTCTTCAATACACTGGACGAGCATTTCAAGGATGTCCATGTCCGCCGTGCCCTGGCTCTGGCATTGGATCGTGACGGGCTGACCAAGGCGCTTACCTTTGGTTACGCACAGACAGCAAATTCTTTGCTGCCGACAACGATTCCCTATAACGGCAATGATACGATCAAGCCGCTGAATTTCAATGTGGATGAAGCCAAAGCTGAGCTTGCCAAATCCCCCTTCCCTGACGGGTTCAGCACGAAATTGCTCGTAGCTTCCGGCAACAGCACCAGAGCGCAAGAGGCGCAGATTATTCAGGCGGCAGGCCAGACGATTGGCATCAAGATTGAGATTGAATCGGTTGAATTGGCCGCCTTCCGGGAACGTTTTTTCGCTTACGATTTTGCAGCAATGCTGAACAGCGGCCAGGCAGACTCTCCGGAAGCGAACTCGATCCTTGCTTTCCAGACAGACCCTGAAGGCTTCAGTAAATCGTACTGGACCCATTATACTAACGATGAAGTAACCAAGCTTCTATATGAAGGACAAAAAACAGCGGACGGCGATGGCCGTGCAGAGATCTACTCCAAGCTGCTGCAGACCCTGGCCGATGAAGTACCGTACATTCCGCTGTACTATCCTGATATCCTGATCGGTGCCCGTTCTTCCGTTCAGGGCCTGACAGTTCTGCCGAACGGCAGCGTACGCCTAGAAGCGGTTAGCATCAGCAAATGA
- a CDS encoding DinB family protein — translation MLKLFEYNWQVRKEWFDWCDSVDETELLKRRTGGPGSIFYTLFHIVECEYSWITALQGKPMPEEPPFEDYIGVQKIRDYSARCHAEIAPFIYAWDSSMETRILSDQNAAGEWESFRYGEIMRHVLAHEIHHFGQLSIWSREMGKQPVTANLIRRGLFDI, via the coding sequence ATGTTGAAGTTATTCGAGTATAACTGGCAGGTACGCAAAGAATGGTTTGACTGGTGCGACTCGGTGGACGAGACAGAACTGCTGAAGAGACGCACAGGCGGTCCGGGCAGCATTTTCTATACGCTGTTTCACATTGTAGAGTGCGAGTACAGTTGGATAACCGCATTGCAAGGAAAGCCGATGCCTGAAGAGCCTCCGTTCGAGGACTATATCGGTGTGCAAAAGATAAGAGATTATTCAGCGCGTTGCCATGCGGAAATCGCTCCATTCATCTACGCTTGGGATAGCAGCATGGAAACTCGCATTTTATCCGACCAGAACGCTGCGGGCGAATGGGAGAGCTTCAGATATGGTGAGATTATGCGGCATGTTCTCGCCCATGAGATCCACCATTTCGGCCAATTGTCGATTTGGTCGCGGGAAATGGGTAAGCAGCCGGTTACCGCAAACTTGATTCGAAGAGGATTGTTCGATATTTAA
- a CDS encoding ABC transporter permease produces the protein MMKSKLVPTERTVGNASHKWLVIALVKALAVILCVMTAVFFIIRIVPGDPAKMILGEYSTPEALESMHHALGLDLPLWDQFLRFMTTLFTQGDTGNSIITGTSARELIAQRAPITLLLILLACVLAIIIALLLATLAATHKDKLLDHLIRIFPAITLGMPIFWVGLLLILLFSVRLGWFPVGGVGEGWSGTLHSLVLPAVTVAFSQIPTLVRSLRAQMLEVLESDFVVTLRAARIPNSVILFKHVLRNSALPTLMLLGVNISYLIGGTLVVEQVYGIKGIGSLLFTSISKRDFPVIQGIALYCALSVVIISLVIEIISWWLDPRTKGKQ, from the coding sequence ATGATGAAATCCAAGCTGGTGCCGACGGAGCGGACGGTAGGTAATGCTTCTCACAAGTGGCTCGTGATAGCCCTTGTGAAAGCATTGGCCGTGATCCTTTGCGTAATGACGGCGGTCTTTTTCATTATCCGCATTGTGCCGGGAGACCCCGCAAAAATGATTTTAGGAGAATACAGCACACCTGAGGCGCTCGAGAGCATGCATCATGCTCTCGGGCTTGACCTCCCTTTATGGGATCAATTTCTCCGTTTTATGACCACTCTCTTTACCCAAGGGGATACCGGAAATTCCATCATTACGGGGACCTCGGCCAGAGAGCTGATTGCACAGCGCGCCCCCATTACTTTGCTGCTTATTCTGCTCGCTTGTGTGCTGGCAATCATCATAGCGCTGCTACTTGCTACGCTTGCAGCCACGCATAAGGATAAGCTGCTCGATCATTTGATCCGTATATTTCCTGCAATCACTCTGGGTATGCCAATCTTTTGGGTTGGCCTTCTTTTGATTCTGCTCTTCAGTGTCCGGCTGGGCTGGTTTCCGGTTGGCGGTGTAGGAGAAGGATGGAGCGGAACCCTGCACAGTCTTGTGCTTCCGGCGGTAACGGTCGCTTTTTCACAAATCCCGACGCTTGTCCGGTCGTTAAGAGCGCAAATGCTTGAAGTGCTGGAGTCCGATTTTGTAGTGACCCTGAGGGCTGCAAGAATTCCGAACAGCGTTATTCTGTTTAAGCATGTGCTGCGCAACTCGGCGCTTCCTACACTGATGCTGCTTGGAGTCAATATATCTTATCTGATTGGCGGCACACTGGTTGTTGAGCAGGTGTATGGCATCAAGGGCATTGGCAGCCTGCTGTTCACTTCCATCTCCAAGCGGGATTTCCCGGTTATTCAAGGCATAGCCCTGTACTGTGCACTTTCAGTGGTGATCATCAGTTTAGTGATTGAAATCATTTCCTGGTGGCTTGATCCCAGAACGAAAGGAAAACAATGA
- a CDS encoding MerR family transcriptional regulator, whose amino-acid sequence MRIQELADKMGLTIHTIRFYEKEGLLDDRHVRRESNNYRNYSEEAVGRLKLIKKFQSIGCSLAELKEVLQDHDANAHTNLQIIDWIRGKKKEIESKKKEYDQMLDTLNKMLEYRTLLMDDPQKAQEMLHTWHAGSSG is encoded by the coding sequence ATGAGAATTCAGGAACTGGCAGACAAGATGGGATTAACGATCCATACGATCCGCTTTTATGAAAAGGAAGGCTTGCTTGATGATCGGCATGTCCGGCGGGAAAGCAACAATTACCGCAACTATTCGGAAGAGGCTGTCGGGCGGTTGAAGCTCATCAAGAAGTTCCAGTCTATCGGCTGTTCGCTGGCTGAACTGAAGGAAGTTCTGCAGGACCACGACGCTAATGCGCACACTAACCTGCAGATTATCGATTGGATTCGCGGCAAGAAAAAGGAGATCGAAAGCAAGAAGAAAGAATACGATCAAATGCTGGACACCCTTAACAAGATGCTGGAGTATCGGACTCTGCTCATGGACGATCCGCAAAAGGCTCAAGAGATGCTACATACTTGGCATGCTGGCTCATCCGGTTGA
- a CDS encoding pyridoxal-phosphate-dependent aminotransferase family protein, with translation MNPEHKGFVPLSLAEFNTLTGLLSKLLYTQQPPVIIPGEAILGIEAVAAGIAAPGRTFVNVVTGPYGRLFGQWLERGGAAVVEVKVPFDEVAAPDMIASAIEQYQPDALSFVHAEVVTGGSNPAQDIFKLAQKYKLITVSDSVSAVGGEALNVDEWGVDFAVIGAQKALAGPNGVSAVSISPRGWEFLESNPAAPRNSILSLLDLKPAPDGAAPLRVPPNIPTLEARALIAALTEVEEEGLQQVIKRHERAAASAVAGIRALELEPWQKDSRHYSTLTTTVRISGKEGLLIRQPTGIVAPGDGELFGQLLRINHFGANASRDSVEKAIAALARLLGQEPAQALQAVREVWGNEHDP, from the coding sequence ATGAACCCAGAACATAAAGGATTTGTGCCGTTGTCACTGGCAGAGTTCAACACACTTACCGGTTTGCTCTCCAAACTTTTGTACACACAGCAGCCCCCGGTTATTATCCCGGGTGAGGCGATTTTGGGGATTGAGGCCGTTGCTGCCGGGATAGCTGCGCCTGGCCGTACTTTTGTAAATGTGGTGACAGGCCCATACGGCAGATTGTTTGGACAATGGCTGGAGCGGGGCGGGGCAGCGGTTGTGGAGGTTAAGGTCCCTTTTGATGAAGTTGCTGCGCCGGATATGATCGCATCAGCGATTGAGCAATATCAGCCGGATGCGTTATCCTTCGTTCACGCTGAAGTGGTAACCGGCGGATCGAATCCCGCTCAAGACATATTTAAGCTTGCACAGAAATATAAGCTCATTACCGTATCGGATTCTGTCTCAGCAGTCGGGGGAGAAGCGCTGAATGTGGATGAATGGGGAGTAGACTTTGCAGTGATCGGTGCACAAAAAGCCTTGGCTGGACCGAATGGCGTCAGTGCGGTGAGCATTTCACCGCGTGGCTGGGAATTTCTTGAGTCCAATCCTGCGGCCCCGCGCAATTCCATTCTGTCTTTGCTGGATTTGAAACCGGCCCCGGACGGGGCTGCGCCGCTGCGGGTTCCACCCAACATTCCCACCCTTGAAGCCAGAGCACTGATTGCGGCCCTCACAGAGGTGGAAGAAGAGGGATTGCAGCAGGTTATCAAGCGCCATGAACGCGCCGCAGCCTCAGCTGTGGCAGGGATCAGAGCCTTGGAGCTTGAGCCGTGGCAGAAGGACAGCAGACATTATTCTACTCTGACTACGACGGTCCGGATCTCCGGGAAAGAAGGCTTGCTGATCCGTCAGCCGACCGGGATTGTTGCGCCCGGGGACGGCGAGCTGTTCGGCCAGCTTTTGCGGATCAATCATTTTGGGGCAAATGCATCCCGGGACAGTGTGGAAAAAGCCATTGCAGCGCTGGCCCGTTTATTGGGGCAAGAACCAGCGCAGGCTTTGCAGGCTGTCCGGGAGGTGTGGGGGAATGAGCATGATCCATAA